Proteins from a genomic interval of Scomber japonicus isolate fScoJap1 chromosome 10, fScoJap1.pri, whole genome shotgun sequence:
- the nr1d2a gene encoding nuclear receptor subfamily 1 group D member 2a, translating to MPEEVGTAKPGGVIAYISSGSAPETCMSTSPSSSSSGGYLSTSPPLSRPSLPSRAVGMVVDIAPPAKNGPRTGHGMEKAGRSSTSAKSSITKINGMVLLCKVCGDVASGFHYGVHACEGCKGFFRRSIQQNIQYKKCLKMENCTIMRINRNRCQQCRFKKCLSVGMSRDAVRFGRIPKREKQRMLLEMQNAMNNMMSNNSQLHSMLHGHQSPTMPMESLPSDASPSPSSSSSSSSSDSPSCSNPSSPQCPQDSESVVSMDTNSSSASSCGSDSGEDEAVSVSSRQHQDAFAYSQQRSLRQEQVSPSPVTAAQETACDGRMEEQQEGWNSWNNNVAMRGYQHSSYSNSQHVTNTAFREERGVYQQQPQQQQQQLNSAPSCEPSEDSQRPHEFNTQTASSGYSGPTNSVNNRAHLVCPMNTSPYVDPHKPSQEIWEEFSMSFTPAVREVVEFAKRIPGFRDIPEHDQVSLLKAGTFEVLMVRFASLFNMVERTVTFLSGKRYSLDTLRSLGAGELLNSMCEFSEKLMALRLDSEEMSLFTAVVLVSADRSGIQDLNAVEALQDKLIRALRNLVMQNHGEEAATTFTKLLLKLPELRSLNNMHSEELLSFKVHP from the exons ATGCCTGAGGAAGTGGGGACAGCTAAGCCTG GAGGAGTCATTGCCTACATCTCCTCAGGCTCCGCCCCAGAGACCTGTATGAGCACCAGcccaagcagcagcagcagcggcggctaCCTTTCCACATCGCCGCCCCTCTCTCGCCCCTCGCTACCCAGCAGGGCTGTGGGCATGGTGGTGGACATCGCTCCACCTGCCAAGAACGGGCCAAGAACCGGCCACGGCATGGAGAAGGCCGGGCGCTCCTCCACCTCCGCCAAGAGCAGCATCACCA aAATCAATGGCATGGTGCTGTTGTGCAAGGTCTGCGGTGATGTGGCCTCGGGCTTCCACTACGGCGTTCACGCCTGCGAGGGCTGCAAG GGCTTCTTCAGGAGAAGCATCCAGCAGAACATCCAGTACAAGAAGTGTCTTAAGATGGAGAACTGCACCATCATGAGGATCAACAGGAACCGCTGCCAGCAGTGCCGGTTCAAGAAGTGTTTGTCCGTCGGCATGTCCAGAGATG CTGTCAGGTTTGGTCGCATCCCAAAGAGGGAAAAGCAGAGGATGCTGCTGGAGATGCAGAACGCCATGAACAACATGATGAGCAACAACAGCCAGCTACACAGCATGCTGCACGGGCACCAGAGCCCAACCATGCCCATGGAGTCCCTCCCCAGCGACGCCAGCCCCtcgccctcctcttcctcctcctcctcctcctccgatTCCCCGTCGTGCTCCAACCCCTCCTCCCCGCAATGCCCCCAGGACTCGGAGTCTGTGGTTTCCATGGACACCAACTCCAGCTCAGCCTCCTCTTGCGGATCAGACAGCGGCGAGGACGAGGCTGTCTCAGTGAGCAGCAGGCAGCACCAAGATGCCTTCGCATACAGCCAGCAGAGGTCCCTGCGACAGGAACAGGTCTCCCCATCGCCGGTCACAGCCGCCCAGGAGACGGCGTGTGACGGTCgtatggaggagcagcaggaaggatggaacagctGGAACAACAATGTCGCTATGAGAGGTTACCAGCACAGTTCATACAGTAACAGCCAACACGTCACCAATACTGCTttcagggaggagaggggagttTACCAGCAGcaacctcagcagcagcagcagcagctcaacaGCGCCCCCAGCTGTGAGCCATCAGAAGACAGCCAAAGACCGCATGAATTTAACACACAAACTGCCTCAAGTGGTTACAGTGGACCAACCAACAGTGTGAATAATAGAGCACACTTG GTATGTCCAATGAACACCTCACCCTACGTGGACCCTCACAAGCCCAGCCAGGAGATCTGGGAGGAGTTCTCCATGAGCTTCACCCCCGCCGTGCGGGAGGTGGTCGAGTTCGCTAAGAGGATCCCAGGCTTCCGCGACATCCCCGAGCACGACCAAGTCAGCCTCCTGAAAGCTGGAACTTTCGag GTGCTGATGGTCCGATTCGCCTCTCTGTTCAACATGGTGGAGCGGACGGTGACCTTCCTTAGCGGCAAACGTTACAGCCTTGACACGCTACGGTCGCTCGGCGCCGGCGAGCTGCTCAACTCCATGTGTGAGTTCAGTGAGAAGCTGATGGCGCTTCGGCTCGATTCAGAGGAAATGAGCCTCTTCACTGCTGTGGTGCTCGTCTCTGCCG ATCGCTCAGGTATCCAGGACCTTAACGCAGTCGAGGCCCTGCAGGACAAACTGATCCGGGCCCTGAGGAACCTGGTGATGCAGAACCACGGCGAGGAGGCGGCCACCACGTTCACCAAGCTGCTGCTCAAACTTCCCGAGCTGCGATCCCTTAACAACATGCACTCAGAGGAACTGCTCTCCTTCAAAGTGCACCCATGA